The genomic window TTAGATGTCATTCATGCGATTGAAGGACAGTCCGTTCTGTTTCGATGCTCTTCAGACCATGAAGATGCGATTCAAAGGAAAGGTTGTTTGATTGAAAAAGCAATGACGCGAGCAGAAGATCGGTTGAAAGAAGAGCTAGACAAAACAACAATTGCAGATATCGCTGATGAGGTAGGGAAGAGCCGCGAGTAGCGGTACTCTTTTTATTTAAATTAAAGATAAAACTAGTCTTTAATATCTACAATATCTATATAGGGAGATGAAGGAATGATTGATACAGTTATTATAGGTGGCGGTCCAGCTGGATTAAGTGCAGCGTTAGTTTTAGGAAGAGCAAAACGGAGCGTTTATCTGTTTGATGATGCTAACCCACGGAATCAAGTTACACAGCATTCACACGGGTATCTAACTCAGGACGGTGTGACGCCAACGCAGTTTAGACAAAAAGCCCTAGCAGATCTACGGAAATACCCTTCCATTAAATGGGGACAACAACGAGTGGAGACAATTAAGAAGCAAGACGATGGAACGTTTCGGGTTAATTCGGAAGGAACTGAGGTGATAGCTCGCAAAATTCTGCTTGCGACCGGGTTAAAAGACGTCTTGCCTGATGTTCCAAACATCCATGATTTTTATGGCACGAGTTTATATCCATGTCCGTTTTGTGACGGATGGGAGCTTAGGGATCAACCTCTGATTGTCATTTCTGAAAACGATCATGCAAGCATGTTTACGACACTAATCACGAATTGGAGTAGAGATGTTGTCTTAGCGACGAATGGAAAAAGCGTACTTTCAGCTGAACAAAAGGCATCATTTGCTTCAAGAAACATTCAAGTAGTAGAAGAGAAGATTCAAGCGCTCGAAGGAAAAGATGGTCAGCTGAAACAAATTCAGTTTTCAAATGGACGTGTAATAGAGCGGGCGGGAGGTTTTATTACGAGTACGCTAACGCAAGCTTCCCTTCTTGCTGATCGGCTTGGTTGCAAAGAAAATGAAAATGGTGGGTATGATACAGATGGTTTTGGTCAGACAACTGTATCAGGGGTGTATGCAACCGGTGATATGACAATGAATCAAGCCCCGCAACTTTTACTAGCCGCTGCAGATGGAAGTATGGCAGCAGCAGGCATTGTAAAAGCGTTGGCAGTAGAAGACTTCGAAATGAACTGATTCGTTTGTTAGGAAAGTAAAGTGCGAAAAACAATGCCACAGACAACACCGAGAATAACCGATAATAGGAAATGTTTTGTTAAAAAATAGACAATGCCTGTGGAAAGACATACGAGTAACGTTGGAACAGAAAGCATGGCAGTAGATTGAGGATTGAGCACTTGCTGTGCCAGTAAGGTTGTCAAAATGGCAATCGGCACATAATGAAAATATAGCTTTGCAAAAGGTGAAAATGAAACCCGTCCTAACCATTCCAAGCCAATGTAGCGGATGCTAAAGACTAAAAGACTTATTAGCGCAATTAATAGCCATTGATCAAGCATGAGCCTGCTCCCCTTTCTGAGTGAAAATGCCAACGAGTGGGGCAAGCAAGCCGACAAGTATAATGGTAAAGCCATTATTCGGAGCAATCCATTCAGCAATAATTGTAATGATGATAGCCGTGCCAACGGTTAACCAAGCTGCTTTATGTGTCAAAGCAGGGACAAGTAAAGCAGTGAACGCTGCTGGAAATGCTAAATCAAGCCCAAAACGAATGGGATCTATTTGATCGCCAACCCATACACCAATAAAGGATGAACTTACCCAAGCAGCATAAAATAGGAACGTCACAGTTAGGAAATAGCGGATATCAGTTCCATATTTAATAAATCGAGCTTTGGCAAGAAGGTAAGGTTCATCGCTTATACCAAAGATGCCGAAAAAACGCCATGGTTGCTTCACTTTTTTTAAATCTCTTGCTAAATCCATTCCATAAAGAAAATCGCGCAAGTTTAATAGAAAAGCAGCGAATAAAATTGCTGGTATGGTAGCACCAGCGGCATACATGGCGACTGCGACCAATTGAACAGAACCGGCAAAAATAAGCATAGACATGACGGTAGCGGTTAAAATGGTGAAATCTGCTTGATGAGCGAGAACACCGTATGATATGCCATACGAACCGATCGCAATAGCGATCGGTAGCCCGTCAACGATAGCGGCTTTTGTTGATGAATTCTTCATAACCTAGACCCCTTTAGGTGAGATGTTATATACTTAAAGTAACCTTATTGTATATTATAATATACTTTAAGTCTATTATAATTATATGGTGGCGATAAAGTTGGAAGAAAAAGTTGCTCAACAGATTGGCGAGCGAGTTCGTCAGTTACGAATGAAACAGGGCTATAGTCTTGAGGCGTTTGCTAATAGAATTAATGTAAGCAAGTTAACGTTGATGAAGGTTGAAAAAGGAGAGGGCAACCCTACACTATCTGTTGTTTGGAAAATAGCTAACGGGCTAAGTGTGCCGATTGCTTCATTATTAATGGTTGAAGAAGGAGTTGAACTTTCTCGAAAAAAACAATCACTTGAATTAGCAAGTTCTGATAATCAGTTTATTGTTGAACCGATGTTTCAAAAAAACCATTATGAGCTTTACCGTGGCTATTTAAAACCAGGCGCGATTTACCAGTCAGACGCCCATCCTAAAGGGGTAAATGAATGTATAACAGTCATGACGAATGAACTCATTGTACGTATAGAAGATGAAGCTTATCATTTACAAGAACATGACGCCATACGCTTCAGTGGAGATAAGATTCATCTGTATGAGAATCCAACCGATCAACTAACAGTACTTCATTTTGTTATTTCTTATGAAGGATGATAATCGAAATCATCCTTTTTGACATGTGCAGGGGAAATAAGAATCATGTCGAAAAGATAATAATGGAGAGATCGCTTATAAAAATGTAAGTAGTAGAGAGGAATTAGACAAATGATAAAAAATGTAGCTGTTTTTTGTGGGTCTGCCAGTGGGATAAATCCCATTTATATAGAAGAGGCAAAGCGCTTAGGAACATTGCTTGCAGCGCAAGACCGTGGACTTGTTTATGGGGGTGCACAGGTAGGATGTATGGGAGCGATTGCCAATCAAATGTTAGAAAAAGGTGGTCATGTGCATGGCGTTATTCCTAAGAAATTAATGCGTGTAGAGGTTGCACATCATCATCTCAATCAATTAGATGTTGTTGATACTATGCATGAGCGTAAAGCAAAGATGGCAGAGCTATCTGATGCATTTATCGCTTTACCTGGGGGAGCCGGGACGCTAGAAGAATGGTTCGAAGTTTTTACATGGGCTCAACTTGGCTATCACCAAAAGCCTTGTGCCGTTTTAAATGTAGCAGGGTTTTATGATCCGTTTCTTACAATGATTGATCATACGATTGAGCAAGGCTTTATGAATCCCAAATATAAAGAGTTAATCATTGTCGCTAATTCCCCAGAAACGTTATTAAAACAATTGGATGCTTATGAGCCAATCTCTATTTCAAAATGGAGTGAAGGATGAGCACGAGTGTCATCGCTTTTCAAGAAACAGGAGATCCGTTGCAACCATTACTTTTTTTTGTTCATGGTGGAGGGGTTAGCAGTTGGATGTGGGAAAAGCAACTAGCTGCTTTTTCCTCAGCCTATCATTGTCTTGCTGTAGATTTACCTGAACATGGAAAGAGTAAAGGCGCGTTTTCGATCGAAGAAAGTGCCATGTCTTGTCTACAGCTAGCAAAAGAGAAAGCAAAGGGACAGCCCGTCCATCTTATTGGATTTTCTCTTGGTGCGCAAGTTGTTATCGACATGTTAAGTAAAGACCCTCTTTTTTTTGAAACGGCGATGATTAACAGTGCGCTTGTTAACACGACTCCTTTCGTTCGTATAGGGGGATTACTAGCGTTGCAAGCATCTTATCCACTGGCGAAGTATCGTACATTCGCGAAAGCACAGGCAAATGTGCTCTACATACCAGAGGAACAATTTGATCGCTATTTCGAAGAATCAAAGCAACTGAAACGTTATACATTGATACGAGTGATGCGAGAAAACTTATCTTACCTATTACCAAGCTCTTTCTCATCTGTAAAAACAAAAATGCTTGTTACAGTCGGCGAAAAAGAAAACCGAATGATGAAGCGATCATTAACGGAAATAAAATATGCGAATGAATTCTGTCAAGATCAAGTGTTTAAAGGTGTCGGCCATGGCTATAGTTTGGCAGATCCACAGGCCTTTAATACCGT from Shouchella hunanensis includes these protein-coding regions:
- a CDS encoding NAD(P)/FAD-dependent oxidoreductase, with amino-acid sequence MIDTVIIGGGPAGLSAALVLGRAKRSVYLFDDANPRNQVTQHSHGYLTQDGVTPTQFRQKALADLRKYPSIKWGQQRVETIKKQDDGTFRVNSEGTEVIARKILLATGLKDVLPDVPNIHDFYGTSLYPCPFCDGWELRDQPLIVISENDHASMFTTLITNWSRDVVLATNGKSVLSAEQKASFASRNIQVVEEKIQALEGKDGQLKQIQFSNGRVIERAGGFITSTLTQASLLADRLGCKENENGGYDTDGFGQTTVSGVYATGDMTMNQAPQLLLAAADGSMAAAGIVKALAVEDFEMN
- a CDS encoding AzlD domain-containing protein; translation: MLDQWLLIALISLLVFSIRYIGLEWLGRVSFSPFAKLYFHYVPIAILTTLLAQQVLNPQSTAMLSVPTLLVCLSTGIVYFLTKHFLLSVILGVVCGIVFRTLLS
- a CDS encoding AzlC family ABC transporter permease produces the protein MKNSSTKAAIVDGLPIAIAIGSYGISYGVLAHQADFTILTATVMSMLIFAGSVQLVAVAMYAAGATIPAILFAAFLLNLRDFLYGMDLARDLKKVKQPWRFFGIFGISDEPYLLAKARFIKYGTDIRYFLTVTFLFYAAWVSSSFIGVWVGDQIDPIRFGLDLAFPAAFTALLVPALTHKAAWLTVGTAIIITIIAEWIAPNNGFTIILVGLLAPLVGIFTQKGEQAHA
- a CDS encoding helix-turn-helix domain-containing protein, which gives rise to MEEKVAQQIGERVRQLRMKQGYSLEAFANRINVSKLTLMKVEKGEGNPTLSVVWKIANGLSVPIASLLMVEEGVELSRKKQSLELASSDNQFIVEPMFQKNHYELYRGYLKPGAIYQSDAHPKGVNECITVMTNELIVRIEDEAYHLQEHDAIRFSGDKIHLYENPTDQLTVLHFVISYEG
- a CDS encoding TIGR00730 family Rossman fold protein — its product is MIKNVAVFCGSASGINPIYIEEAKRLGTLLAAQDRGLVYGGAQVGCMGAIANQMLEKGGHVHGVIPKKLMRVEVAHHHLNQLDVVDTMHERKAKMAELSDAFIALPGGAGTLEEWFEVFTWAQLGYHQKPCAVLNVAGFYDPFLTMIDHTIEQGFMNPKYKELIIVANSPETLLKQLDAYEPISISKWSEG
- a CDS encoding alpha/beta fold hydrolase, which translates into the protein MSTSVIAFQETGDPLQPLLFFVHGGGVSSWMWEKQLAAFSSAYHCLAVDLPEHGKSKGAFSIEESAMSCLQLAKEKAKGQPVHLIGFSLGAQVVIDMLSKDPLFFETAMINSALVNTTPFVRIGGLLALQASYPLAKYRTFAKAQANVLYIPEEQFDRYFEESKQLKRYTLIRVMRENLSYLLPSSFSSVKTKMLVTVGEKENRMMKRSLTEIKYANEFCQDQVFKGVGHGYSLADPQAFNTVLLNWITGERW